GCCGGAAGCTGACTCAGTTGGTTGTCGCTGAGGTCAAGCGATTTCAGATTATGCAGTTGCGTGATTTCCGCCGGGAGCTGACTCAGTTGGTTGCGGCTGAGGTAAAGCTTTGTCAGATTTTGCAGTTGCGTAATTTCCGCCGGGAGCTGACTCAGTCGGTTGCTGCCGAGGTTAAGCTCTGTCAGATTTTGCAGTTGCGTAATTTCCGCCGGGAGCTGACTCAGTCGGTTGCTGCCGAGGTTAAGCTCTGTCAGATTATGCAGTTGCGTGATTTCCGCCGGGAGCTGACTCAGTTGGTTGTAGCTGAGGTCAAGCGATTTCAGATTATGCAGTTGCGTGATTTCCGCCGGGAGCTGACTCAGTTGGTTGTAGTGGAGGTTAAGCTCTGTCAGATTTCGCAGTTGACCGATTTCCGCCGGGAGCTGACTCAGTTGGTTGTAGCTGAGGTTAAGCTCTGTCAGATTTCGCAGTTGACCGATTTCCGCCGGGAGCTGACTCAGTTGGTTGACGAAGAGGTAAAGCTTTGTCAGATTTTGCAGTTGCGTGATTTCCGCCGGGAGCTGACTCAGTTGGTTGCCGAAGAGGTCAAGCTTTGTCAGATTTTGCAGTTGCGTGATTTCCGCCGGGAGCTGACTCAGTCGGTTGTCGCTGAGGTAAAGCTCTGTCAGATTTTGCAGTTGCGTGATTTCCGCCGGGAGCTGACTCAGTTGGTTGCGGCTGAGGTAAAGCTTTGTCAGATTTTGCAGTTGCGTGGTTTCCGCCGGGAGCTGACTCAGTTGGTTGCCGAAGAGGTTAAGCTCTGTCAGATTTTGTAGTTGACCGATTTCTGCTGGTAATTCTCTCAATCCCTTCAGTAAAAGATCCAGCTTTGTCCAGCCCTCCGCCTTCGCCCGCTCCAGCAGCGCCAACAACTCCGCCCGTTCCATGCCACCGCCCCCTCACATCACCGCTCCAATTGTAGGAGCCTACCCCCAACATCCCGTAGGGTGCATGGGAGCAAGGCCAAAGAGAAACGACGATTTCGCCTCATCTCCCATGCACCGTAACTCGTGATGATTTCGCCTCATCTCCCATGCACCACAATCCGTCACGCACTTAACGACCATTTCTTGAAAGCATCTGATCGTGAGGGAGCGATCGCGCTGCGGTGCATGGGAGAACCCATCCAGCGTGTTTTAACCATTGGGCCGTCCTCCCATGCACCCTACGGTTTTTGTTTTGATCAGCGCCGATCGCCCATCACGACAAGCCCACCCCAAAAATGCAAGACTGAATTGCCCAGCCGCCCGATCGCGATTGGAGTCTCAAACCATGCTGAAACGACCCATCCTCGATCCAAACCATCACCCAAGATCTGCAACAACGCTCAATTTTCAGCAATTTGCCAGAAATTGCCAGCATCCTCGTGGGCATCCTCAAGCCGATCGAGGCAAGCTCCCACCAATCCCCAGCCGAATCAGCCCCCCGATCGGGATGATGGCCATGGTTCTAGCGTCCCCAAATCCAATGCAAGAGCAGAATCAGCAAATACACCACCGCCAAAATCGCCAGACCATAAAACAGAATCGATCGCTCGTCCTTGGGGCTGGGTAGCGAGGGATCCGCCTCCACCGGACAAAAACGCACTAAACTCCGATTTACAAAAGCCTCGCCTAACACAGGATTGCTGAAATAGGCCAACAGTTGCTTACCCAACGTGGTTTCAATGCCCAGCCCATCGCGGGACACACCCACGCGGGAAATGCCCCCATAGGCAAAAGCAGCCAGCTCCCGCACCGGTTGCTGGCTCCAAAAAGAGGGCAGGGCGATCGCGCAAAGTCGGGTACTGGTCACCAGCAACACCGCCGGCCCGTCATCAATGCGCACGGAAACCACGTCAATGAGCTGTTCTTCCGGTGCGTTCAGGAAATACACCAAAAATTCCGCCAGCTTGGGAATTGCCCCCTGCATCGGGAAACCCAGTTGGCCCGTTTCCGCCAGCCAATCTTCATAGACCTTTTCCGGTTGAATCAGGTCGATCGCCTCTTCGGGGTTGGGATAGGTCGGCTCAGGATAAATCGGCGGGAGTTGGGGCGCGGGGGCTGGGTTGGGCGCGGGGGCCGGCGCAACAAACCCGGTATTTCCCGGATCGTAGGTGGCGCTGATCTCCGAGGGCGCGGGGGCTGGGCTGGGGGCGATCGTGTAGCTGGGCGAACCGGTCAGGCCCAGAGCGCTCAACGGGGGCGTGGCCAAGGACATGCCAGAGCCATCATTGGCCAGGTAGAGGGCATCAGTCCAGGTGGGTGCGCCGGCCCCGGCCGCCCAACCGGAGACCCGCACCACGCCCACGGGTTCCACCTTCAAGATGTTCATGCCCTTGCGAACAAAGGTCATCAGCGCCGGGCGATCGGGGGCGCGATCGGCCCCCAACAGATTCAAAATTAGGCAATTGCCATCAAGGCTCACTTCCACCGCAATCCCCGCCGTCTGTAACTTGCGGTTCATGAGGGTGGCGATCGCCTCTACATTGCCCTGCCGGGCGAGCAGTAACAATTCCGTCTGAGACATAGACCGGTGGTTCAATTGCCTGAAAGCCTGGAGGCTGCTCACCCAATCAACAGGGGCCCGGGGGGCTGCTGTTGGCCGGAAGCGCCATTTCTCGCAATCATACACCTGGTTTTCGGTGGCTCGCCCATGGTGGCTCGCCCATGGTGTCTTGCCGTGGGGGGGCGGCATCCTCAGGCGCGATTCCTCAGGCGCGACTCCTCCGACCCAGCCTCTCAGGCCCGGCCATAGTGGGCTAAGGGCTGACCGGTGCGATCGGCCCACAGTTGATCGCCCCAGGAAAAGTGCCACCACTCTTGGGCATGTTGGGCAAACCCGCCCGCGGCCATGGCCCGTCGCAACAGTTGGCGATGGGCGTGGAACTGCTGGTGTTGGGAATCGGTGGCTGGGGCGAAGTGGTCGGGAAATGAACGATCGGAACATTCATCGATCGGGGATCCCATATCCAGCAGCCGCCCGGCCGCGTCAATCAGGGTCAGATCCAGGGCGGCTCCGGTGCTGTGGGGTGGCGGGGTGGCGGGGTGGTCGCTGGGGCTGGCCCAAAACTGGCTAACGCGCGATCGCAGGGCTTGGGTTTGGGGATGCTGGGGATTTTGCGCCAGGGCAACGGGATCCAACCCTTCCATGAGGGCCAATTCGGCAAAGGTGTAGTCCACCATGAATTGCTGAACGGCCAAGGGGCGATAGGCATCAAAGATGGCCAGTTGCCAGCCCGGTTGTTGTTGGGCTAACCATTGGGCGGCCTGCAACAGCCGATCGAGCACGCCCGATCGCACCCAAAAGGGCGATTGGTCACCATAGGGCGCACCCAACACCGCGTAGGGATGCGGATCCCAGAGCTGGAAGCGATCGGGCGGGATGGGCACTAGGGGTTCGCCACAGTCCGCGATCGGGATTTTTTGATAGGGCTTGAGGGCCATGGGGTTCATGGGTGCGGCGGTTGCGGAGCCTGAGGGCAAAGCTTGAGGGTAAAGCTTGGGGGTTCATCAACGGCGAACCCTAGGGCGTGTCATCAAATGAAGCTGGAACGACTAATTTTCCTAGCTCAACCACCCTAAACAAGGGGCTTAAGCCCCTTGCTCCCCACGATCTCGCAACGCAAGAATCAGGGTTTCGGGGATTTGATGACAGTTCCTAAGCGCGGCCCAATTCCTGCGATCGTTGCCAGGCCGCGCGTACCGCTTCGATGGTGGCGGAACGGAATCCAGCCTGCTCCAGGGCGGCCACCCCCGCGATCGTTGTGCCGCCGGGACTGGTGACCCGATCTTTCAGGATCGCCGGGTGTAGTTGGCTGTCTTGCAACAGTTGGGCGGTTCCCAAAACCGTTTGCAGGGCCAGGGTGCTGGCAGTGGCTCGGGGCAACCCGGCCGCCACGCCCCCATCGGTGAGCGCTTCCACAAACAAGGCCACAAAGGCCGGCCCTGACCCAGACAACCCGGTGACCGCATCCATCAAAGATTCCGGCACTTCCACCACTTGTCCGATCGCCCCAAAAATCTGGCGAGCCTGTTCCATGGCCGCCTGCTCGGCCAAAGAACCGGGGGCGATCGCCGTGACCCCTGCGCCCACGGTGGCCGGTGTGTTGGGCATGGCTCGCACCACCGGACAGCCACCGAAGGCCGCTTCCAGTTTGGCCAAGGTTGTGCCGGCCAAAATCGACAGGATCAGGGGCGATCGCGCGGGATCCCAAGCACCGGCCACCTGGGCCGCCACCGTGGCAAAAACTTGGGGCTTGATGGCCAAAAGAACGATTTGGGATTGGGCCAGGAGCGATCGATTGTCATCGGTGACCTGTACCCCATAGCGCTCGGCCAGGGTCGCTCGGCGCTCGGCCATGGGTTCACTGACGCAAATTTGCGCTCCAAGAATCACGTCCCGATCGCACAACCGGGCCAAAATTGCCTCGGCCATCACGCCCCCGCCAATTACGCCCAACTGCCAAACCGCACCGGCCCCGGAATCCGTCATAAACCTTGTCTCATGCTGAATTTTTCGATCCAATCGATGCGGATTGGATTTAGTCAAGAGCAAAAATATAGGGCAATAGATTGACTACTGCCCTACAGTTTGGCCCGGTGTTCAAGGGCCCCTCGATCGTGATTGATCGTTGAAGATTGAGCCGTGATTAAACCGACTGGGCGGCGGCCTACTGAGCGGCAGCCTGCTGGAAGCGATCGGTTGCCCAAACGGGGGCTTGGCCAGGGCGAGCGGCAGCCTGGGCCGCAGCCTGGGCCTGGAACACTTCGCGCACCAAACCGCTGTGGGTGCTGACCTGCACACAACTGGGCGTGAACAGGAAAATGCTTTCGCCAATCCGCTCTTGGTGACCATCCAGGGCGTAGGTTCCGCCAGCGATGAAGTCCACGGAGCGTTGGGCCTGGTCGGGATCCATCATCGTCAGGTTCAACACCACCGACTTCCGCTCCCGCAGGGCCTGAATCGCTTGGGGCATTTCCTCAAACGAGCGCGGCTCCATCACCACCACTTCGGAAATTCCGTTTACCGCACCCGGCATACCAATCACGTTGCTCATAGAAGAAGTTGTTGGGGTTCCAGTTGTCGCGCGGGGGCTGGGCGGCACAATCGGCTCGGGCGATCGAGCCGCAGCCGGTGCCGGAAACCCACCGGCCAACGAAGCGGATGCATCAGCAACGGCGGCATAGCGACGGCTACGGCGGGCGTTGGCCTCATCCGTGGGAGCCGCAGCGGGCTGGGATTCCGCCGCTGGCTGCTGATACGAACCACGGTAGCCATTGTTATTGCTATCGTTTTCGTCGTAGTCGTAATCGTATTCCACTGGATCACCCAGACCCACAAAATCCCGAAGTTTCGTAAAAATAGCGTTCACCTCGTCCTCTCCACTTACTAACCACGTTGGGGGCTGGAGTACCGACGAGTTTCTAGGGGCTGATTGAACGCCGCCAAGACTCCGTCGGCTTGGTTGCCTAACATCCACTCCTCGACGAACCACCATTAACCACCATTTAAACCGCCATTGACCACAAGAGTTGCATCCTTGCTGCCGATGGGATTGATCGTCACCTTCAGCGTTTTCGGCGCTTGTTGTCTTGAAAATGGGGTTCCAGCGCGGGGCTGTTCAATGATTGTTGAATGGGTTGGGGTTTAGGTCGCCCCGATTTTATCAGACTGGGCTAAAAGCCGCCTGCTTAAGGGTCTGAATCCAGACCTAATTCCCCAATCTGCACCCCAATGAGCTATTCAAAAGGAGCCGTAATTGATTGGCTGCCCGTTTTTTGGTCAACAGTCTACTCCAATTTTTTTGATTCCACCACGATCGGGTTGGCCACTGAAGGATGGGTGGTTGCCAAGGGCGATCGAGCGACGGAGGGGGAGCGATCGGGGTTGGCGGTTACCTATGGTCACCATTCACGAAGATCAGTGGTCGATCGGGTCAAAATTGGTCACTATTCAGACAGATCTTGACAGGTCTTGCTGAATGGTTGGGGAATTTTTTGTGCAATCTCCTCAATTCAACGGGTGAGGAATCTAGGCCCGATCGCCAAATAGGGTTCGTCCTAGGCGAATCATGGTGGCTCCCGCTTGCAGGGCGATCGGCCAATCGTTAGACATGCCCATCGATCGCTCCGTCATGGCCAAGCGTTGCCAAGGTTGGGCTTGGATTTGATCCGCCAGCGATCGGGCTTCGGCAAAAAAGTCCGCTAATTCCGCTTCGTTTAAGCCCAGGGGAGGAATTGCCATCAATCCTCGAATTTGCAGATGGGTTAACCGATCCAGCTCGGGCAAGGCCGCTTGCAGTTCACTCGGCGACCAACCGGCCTTGTTGGGGTCGGGCCGCAACTTCACTTGCAGACAAATTTGGGGCGGGCGATCGCGTTCGGCGGCCAGGCGATCGAGCCGTTGGGCCAACTCCAATCGATCGACCGAATGAATTGACTCAAACAGTTCCAGGGCTTTTTTGGCCTTGTTGCTTTGCAGTTGGCCAATTAAGTGCCAGCGAATATCCGTCAGGTCACTGAGGGCGGCGCGTTTTTCTGCCGCTTCCTGCACGCGATTTTCCCCAAAGTCCCGAATCCCGCATTCATAGGCTTCTCGCACACATTCGGGGCCAAAGGTCTTGGAAACGGCCATGAATCGCACCGAGTCCGGCAAATGATCGCGCAAAAATTCGACCCGCTGGGACAAACGGGGCAGCATAGCCAAAGCCTGCACCCAATCCTGGGACATAGACGGCGCACTCATGGCAACAGGATGATTCGTAAGGCGATTTTACTGGAAGGTGCGCTGGTAGGCGGCCCGCACCGCTTGATATTCCTCCCGGTTGCCGTTGCGCTGAAGCGCTCGCATTCTGACCTCGACCATGGTTCGGGCATCGCTGCGGGTAACCGGTTCAAACCGGAGGCCCGTCTCCGCGATCGACACCAAAAAGAACAGACGATGGGCGTATAGCGTCGTAAATAATTCGCGACTGTTTTCCAGCCGACAAATCATCAGCAATAACCCAAACGTGGGGTGATTTAGATAGGCTTCGAGGCTCATTCCAGCTCTAGTGGGGTAGGACAGCAAGCCGGCCACCCAGAGCGCTTGGCTCGGGATGGCCAAGGAAGTGCGATCGGGTTAGTTTATGGCGTGCAGATTGCCATCAAATCATGACGCAGCAAAACGTTCGTGTCGAACAGTTGCATCGAACAGTTAATAGTATCGGAATGCGATCGCCTTTCGCCGGGATAGTCCGTGAAATCTCTACGGGGTTTCTCCAATTTCCAGGGATTTTGCAAGGCGTTGCTAACGGGCGATCGGGATTTTGGGTCGAGATTCGATCGGGGGTTGACCCAAATTCAGCCCAATTCGGTTGAAATTCTTAATTCCGATCACTGCGCCGGGATCAGAAACCGGGGATCAATCAAACACAATCCTTGCCTGGGTTTGCTGCTTTGTGGGGGCGATCGGCTCGATCGGCCCACAGATCCGATTCTGGATGGTTTGGCTGCCTAACGTTGAGCCGTGGGGCCGGGGCGAGAACCGTTTTCATGGTCAGGATCATCCCGGAACCCAAGATGCTGCGGTCTCAGGGAAATGTTACGGCGGGCTAACTTTCTCAGGATCCGTCGAATTCCACCCCAAATTTTCACCCCCAGAGACAGCGCCCAATTCAATCTCTGATCCAATACCTAATCCAATATTCAACATTCAACATCCGATCCTGTGCGGGTTGCCTTGGGAGCTGGGCCCAAAGAGTCAGACCCCGATCCACAAACCAGAATGGCGGAAGCGGTGGCATAGTCCCGATCGTGGCTGAAACTGACTTGCCAATGGGCTTCGGGCCCAGCACTGGCAGCGACGGGATGGGTTTGGCAATGGAGGGTACAGCGGCGATCGAGGGCGACCAGGGCCCGGCCACGCAAACAAACGCCCGGTTCGCCCGTGGCCCGGCGGGTAATTTCCACATCCTTGTAACCCACTCCATGCCAGCCTGTGCCCAGGGCCTTGACCACGGCTTCTTTGGCAGCCCAGCGGCCCGCCAACCGGTTCACCACATCGGGCGTGAGGTGGTCGTTCAGCAGAGTTTCGGGACTGAGGGTTTCCCAGGGGATCGATCGAGCCAGTGATCGCCAACAAGTTCGCTGTTCCTGGGGAGTATAGACCCGTTGCAGAAAGCGGCCCCCGAATCGATCGAGGGCTGCTCGGATGCGGGGGATATAAACCAAGTCAGTACCCAGATAAAACACGGCGACCTAATATCCAAAGTCCAAACCCGAAATCTAAACCCCAATCCCTGCCCCCTGCCTAGTCCGCAGAGCCAGCGGAGTTCAGCCGCTGTTGCCAGGCCCGATCGACCGCTTCCGGGTTCAGGGCTTCTTGCTCCGTCACGTCCATTTCTGTGGTGTAGGTCAAATCCCGATCGGTGATTTGGTTGCGGGCTTGGGTCAGTTGTTGTCGGGCAGCCAGCTTGTGAGCCAAGTCTGGATCGGGATGGGTCACCAAATCCGCCAGGGCACTGCGCTGCTGGTTGCGCCGCTCGATCGCCCGATTGCGCCCCGAAATCACCCACCAGCGAACCGCCGGAATGCTCAGAAATGCGCCGCTGTAGCCCAATCCCAACAGGCAGGTAAAGCGCAAGAACCCATAGGCCTTGCCAAAGGTTGCCGCATCCCCCGCCGCAATCAGCCCCCCTAACACCAAGGACAACACCAACAGCGCCACCCCGAGGGCGATCGCCCCAGCCCGTTGCCCCGAGCTAGCGCGACTGAAGTTATAGATACGCTCCGACTGGAATCGCGGCAGGGTTTCGGGCAGATCGGCCAAATCCTGCACGGTGGTTTGTAAGTCGGGAAACTGATAGATAATTTCGCCGCGATCGGTCACCTGGGGATGGCCATTAAACCGCACCAAAACTGGCAACATCCAATCTTCATCCAGGTCTTGGGCCTTGGGCATTGCCCGATCGGGCAGTTCCAGATAGGGAGCCACCTGTTCCACCACCACCGCCCCTTGGTTTTGGCGAATCACTTGGGCAATCAGTTGCCAACGTTCCTTTTCCAAATACAAATTCGGGTTGCCATCCCCAAACAGAAAGGAATAGATCGCCTCTAAAAAGTTGAGATCGGGCTTTTCCCGTCGCCGTTGGTAAGCGTAGTTGTCGTAGTCGGGCCACCAGATCCAAATCCAATCGGACCAGCCGTAGTAGCCACCCCCGATCGGGAAACCAATATTCCAACTGCCCGAGCTGGAGCCAGACCCCCGCGAATCGCCGCCACCACCACTATCACTATCGCTGTCCCGAGAACTGCTGAGGGCCACCAAAGCCACCACGATCGCCGCCACCACTGCCACAATCAACAGCAACAGCACAATGCCAACGGAAAGCCGAATCAGATAAAACAGGACTTTCCAAATCTTGGCCCAGGTTTCCTGAAGTTGGAGTTGCCAGAACTTGTTGCGCAGAATGTCGCGAAAGTCGCGGGAAAAGACGTAAACCACGTCACCGGACTCGGCCACCTGTAGGTTACCGCCGGCCGAAGTCGCCAACACCATCAGCCCCCGTTCCGCCAGGTTTAAATCCAAACCCGCTTGGGCAGCCACATCGGCCACGGTGACACGGTAGTTCAGTTGCTCAACGGCTTCTAACAAGCCAGATTCGATCGCGGGCACAGAAGCCATAGGTCTATAAATCAGCCGCTCTGGGTCTTTTGCGGTTTTGCTCAGTGCTGTTCCCAGTATAGGGAAGCTGTCTGGGTTTGAGCTTGGGTTTGAGCCGATCCCAACCGGTTCGGGCCGCTGGGCTGAGCCTGAGATTGCTTAAGCAACCGATCGACGCATCGCCACCCACAGGTCTTGATATTGCCGTAGCGACTCGGCCGGCAACGGTTGCAACAGTTCGCAGCGATCGAGCTGCTCAGGTGTCGGCAGCAACACATCCCGCTGAACGCTGGCTGTCATAGCCGTGCGATCGCCCTCCAGCCAAGGAGCCGGAGCCGCATCCAACCACCCGGCCAACCCTTGGGCAATGTCCGATCGCCAAGCAAGACTGGCCCACAGGGTCGCCAAATCCAGCGATTCCGGAGCCGCATGAACCGGCCGCACCCACAGATCCGCCCAAAGGGCCGTGCCCGACTGGGGAACCACCGCCCGCAAACTCCGTTGGCGAGCCAGGGCCGTCACCACCTCATGGGACCAACCCACTGCCACCCAAGCATCCCCCAACAGCAACGGCTGCAAATAATCCTGAGTGGCATAGATCAGGGCCTGTTGATTGAGGGCCGCCAAAGCAGCGGTCAAGCCGGTTACGGACTGGGGTTGAGCTTCGTTATACGATCGCCCCAGTCGCTTCAGAGCCAGACCAATCACCTCCCGAGGCCGATCGAGCAGCACCACCTTGCCCCGCAGCTCCGGCCGCCACAAGTCCGCCCAATCCTGGGGTTCCCATCCCAAGGCCGCAAACCGATCGGGCCGGTAAACCAACACCGTCGTTCCCCAACGGTAGGGAATTCCCCACAGGGATCCGGCGCGATCGGGTAATCCTTGGCGATTGAGTTGGATGACGGACTGCCAGCGATCGCCCAAAGTTACCCCCGCCGGGCGATCGGGCCAGGGTTGGATCCAACCGCGCCGCACTGCCCCCGCCAGCCATTCATGGCCCAGCAATCCCGTTAATCCCACCGGCCCCGCCCCTGCCGGCCGCAAAAACGGAATCCACGATCGCCAATCACCTTGACCCATGGTGGTTCCCGCCGGATCCCGCTGCCAGTCTTGCAACTGTTGCATCAATAATTCCGCCTGATCCAACAAAGTCAGGTGAATGCCTCGGGTGGCTCCCTGCGCATTCGCCAGCCGCTGAAAGGCTTGGAGCAGTTGGGCAGGAACCGTATTTTCGATCGCCAGCACGGTCAAATCATTGGGATTGCGCCGTCCACAGCCCCCCAGCAACAGGCCCGCCGCGATCGCCCCCGTGCCGAGCAACCACTGCCGCCGCCCCCACCGAGGCTCCAGATCCACCGCCATTCCGGGCGATCGATTCCCCTTCAACTCCGCCCTTGCCTCGGGATTTTGCAAAGCCATGGCCGCCTAGATTGCCTTAATTGATGCGAAATTAATGCGAAATTGATGCGACTTGCGCGTCGCTTGTCCGTTAATGGCGAATTCATCGCGAATTCATCGCGAATTTATTGCGCAGTGTTTTGCCAGGTCATTTTAGCGATCAACTCTCGATATTTGAAGTTTTATAAAGTTTTGACAAGTTTTTTGTGCATATTTTTCTAAAAGATCATTCTTTGGAAAAATGCGAAACACTTTCCAAAACAACAATATCCTGCACAATCTACCATGCGGATAATCGTTAAATGATTCAGCGATTGCTGAACTTTTGAGGATGGGTTATTTACGATAAAAACACAAGCCTCCGCCAGTGCAATCTAAAACCATGCGCTGACCTCCTATGGAACCATTGCAAGATCAAATTACACTCCTCAACCACAAGCTCGATGCGCTACATCAGTCGATTGAAACACTCTTGGGACGCTTAGCAAGTCGTGTTTCTTCCGAAGAGTCATCGTCCTTACATGAACCAATGGCTCAGATTCTTCAACGGGGTGCAGCCTTGGTTGATTCCCCCAGCCCTATCCTCCATTCCATGGCTGATCTGAATGCTGAATATAAAGATATTCTGATCGATGATAGCTATCGGGAACCGAGCGATCGCGCGGGTGACAAGGAACTCACGCCGGAAATTCAAGTGCAACGGTTAATGGCTCAATTAACTGCTGCCTACAATCGGATTGCCGACTTAGAGGAACAACTCCTTTCGCGACGGATCCATTAACTTGGATGCCTCCAAGCAACGAGTCGATCGACCCTTTGCCTTGGCCTCAATCCGATTGTAGGCAAGTCTGAAATTGGCAGTCATTCGCCGATGACGGTTCGGATTTGGGTCAACTTCATCATGCCTTTCTCATCTCCCAGAGGGGCAACTTTGAGACTACTGCTGTTAGTTTGCGATCAAAAATTTGATCAGATCCTTGAAGGTTTCTTGAAGGAATTTCTCTGAATTTTGTGGGATCAGCGGATCGCGTGGAAGTAATTCTGCTAGAGATCCCCAACCATTGCCCATGCTTTACGCATCAGGCCTCAGCAATTACAGAGCCTACCAGGGCTGATCGATCACGATCGGTACGCAATATTCAATTCTGGAACCTTCATGCTCAGTGGTTACTCCAGAATTCGTAATCACCCTCTGACTTCCTTAGCAAATCGGTAGGAAGACTTTACAAAGTATTATGTGGCTGCTTACCCTCTGGCTCAAAGGGGGGATGTGATGCCAATGACCGATTCAGGGGCGCTCTGGTTGCGATCGATCGCCCCCTGAAAGCCCTGAACAGCCCTGCAAAGTCCTGCAAAACCTTGAACAATCAGCGTTGTTGCTCAGTCCAAAATGATGGGACGGGATGATGGATCGGGGCGCACCGCTGTGCATTCCGATCCGGACTCTCGGACAGGATTTTGGGACAGAATTCTTGATCTAACTTGATTGGATTGGTTTTGGCTTAGTTGTTTGCTCAGTTGTCGGCCATTTGCACCACGGCCAAAAATTCCGCCAAATCGGGAGCCGATCGCCCCGCAATTTCCGCGTCACGCAACCAAAGTAAAAATTCCACATTGCCCGCCGGGCCCGTAATGGGCGATCGCACCAGGCCGCCGTAGTGCCACCCGATCGCCTCAGCCCCTTGCCAAACCGTGGCGATCGCCTCAGCCCGATCGCGCGGATTGCGCACCACGCCGTTTTTGCCCAGGCGATCGCGCCCCACTTCAAATTGCGGCTTCACCAGCAAAATCACCTCGCGCGGCGGTTGCAACAGCGCCCACAGGGCCGGCAACACCTTCGTTAGGGAAATGAACGACACATCCGCCACACCCAAATCGGGCATCGGATCATCGGGGCCGTACAGCTCCGCCGGGGTCAGGTGGCGCAGATTCGTGCGTTCGCGCAACACCACTCGCGGATCCTGGCGCAGGCTCCAGGCCACCTGCCCATAGCCCACATCCACGCCATAGACCTTGGCCGCACCCGCCTGCAACAGGCAATCGGTGAAGCCGCCCGTGGAAATGCCGCCATCCAAGCAAACTCGACCCGTGGGATCGATCGGGAAGGCCTCCAGGGCGTGGATCAACTTCTCGCCACCCCGGGACACAAAGCGCGATCGGGCCGCCACTTCAATTTCGGCATCTTCGGCGATTAGGGTTCCGGGCTTGTCGATGCAGGCGCGATCGACCCGCACTTCGCCGGCCCGAATCCAGCGCTGAGCCAACTGGCGCGACTCGCACAACCCGCGACTCACCAACAGCGCATCTAATCGTTGTTTGCCCGTTTTTGCCACCCAATCAACCGAAATTAAGGGATTTTTGCCAAGATCCTGGATTTGGGCGCACAGCGGTGCGCCCCTACCCAATATTTCCGGTCTGTAGGGGCGCACGGCAGTGCGCCCTCCGGTTCGATACGCCCGATACGCCCTCCGGTTCGATGCGCCCGATGCGCCCTCCGGTTCGATACGCCCGATGCGCCCTCCGGTTCAATGCGCCTACGCCTCGTTCAACACCGCGATCAGGGCCTCACCCATGGCCGTGCAACCCACCAGGGTTTTGCCTTCGGACATGATGTCACCCGTGCGGAAACCCCGATCGAGCACTTCATTCACAGCTTTTTCAATCCGGTCAG
This Limnothrix sp. FACHB-406 DNA region includes the following protein-coding sequences:
- a CDS encoding TlyA family rRNA (cytidine-2'-O)-methyltransferase; amino-acid sequence: MAKTGKQRLDALLVSRGLCESRQLAQRWIRAGEVRVDRACIDKPGTLIAEDAEIEVAARSRFVSRGGEKLIHALEAFPIDPTGRVCLDGGISTGGFTDCLLQAGAAKVYGVDVGYGQVAWSLRQDPRVVLRERTNLRHLTPAELYGPDDPMPDLGVADVSFISLTKVLPALWALLQPPREVILLVKPQFEVGRDRLGKNGVVRNPRDRAEAIATVWQGAEAIGWHYGGLVRSPITGPAGNVEFLLWLRDAEIAGRSAPDLAEFLAVVQMADN
- a CDS encoding 4'-phosphopantetheinyl transferase superfamily protein, which codes for MFYLGTDLVYIPRIRAALDRFGGRFLQRVYTPQEQRTCWRSLARSIPWETLSPETLLNDHLTPDVVNRLAGRWAAKEAVVKALGTGWHGVGYKDVEITRRATGEPGVCLRGRALVALDRRCTLHCQTHPVAASAGPEAHWQVSFSHDRDYATASAILVCGSGSDSLGPAPKATRTGSDVEC
- a CDS encoding YggS family pyridoxal phosphate-dependent enzyme, which encodes MLPRLSQRVEFLRDHLPDSVRFMAVSKTFGPECVREAYECGIRDFGENRVQEAAEKRAALSDLTDIRWHLIGQLQSNKAKKALELFESIHSVDRLELAQRLDRLAAERDRPPQICLQVKLRPDPNKAGWSPSELQAALPELDRLTHLQIRGLMAIPPLGLNEAELADFFAEARSLADQIQAQPWQRLAMTERSMGMSNDWPIALQAGATMIRLGRTLFGDRA
- a CDS encoding extracellular solute-binding protein yields the protein MALQNPEARAELKGNRSPGMAVDLEPRWGRRQWLLGTGAIAAGLLLGGCGRRNPNDLTVLAIENTVPAQLLQAFQRLANAQGATRGIHLTLLDQAELLMQQLQDWQRDPAGTTMGQGDWRSWIPFLRPAGAGPVGLTGLLGHEWLAGAVRRGWIQPWPDRPAGVTLGDRWQSVIQLNRQGLPDRAGSLWGIPYRWGTTVLVYRPDRFAALGWEPQDWADLWRPELRGKVVLLDRPREVIGLALKRLGRSYNEAQPQSVTGLTAALAALNQQALIYATQDYLQPLLLGDAWVAVGWSHEVVTALARQRSLRAVVPQSGTALWADLWVRPVHAAPESLDLATLWASLAWRSDIAQGLAGWLDAAPAPWLEGDRTAMTASVQRDVLLPTPEQLDRCELLQPLPAESLRQYQDLWVAMRRSVA
- a CDS encoding M15 family metallopeptidase → MALKPYQKIPIADCGEPLVPIPPDRFQLWDPHPYAVLGAPYGDQSPFWVRSGVLDRLLQAAQWLAQQQPGWQLAIFDAYRPLAVQQFMVDYTFAELALMEGLDPVALAQNPQHPQTQALRSRVSQFWASPSDHPATPPPHSTGAALDLTLIDAAGRLLDMGSPIDECSDRSFPDHFAPATDSQHQQFHAHRQLLRRAMAAGGFAQHAQEWWHFSWGDQLWADRTGQPLAHYGRA
- a CDS encoding PipX family protein → MSLEAYLNHPTFGLLLMICRLENSRELFTTLYAHRLFFLVSIAETGLRFEPVTRSDARTMVEVRMRALQRNGNREEYQAVRAAYQRTFQ
- the proC gene encoding pyrroline-5-carboxylate reductase, whose amino-acid sequence is MTDSGAGAVWQLGVIGGGVMAEAILARLCDRDVILGAQICVSEPMAERRATLAERYGVQVTDDNRSLLAQSQIVLLAIKPQVFATVAAQVAGAWDPARSPLILSILAGTTLAKLEAAFGGCPVVRAMPNTPATVGAGVTAIAPGSLAEQAAMEQARQIFGAIGQVVEVPESLMDAVTGLSGSGPAFVALFVEALTDGGVAAGLPRATASTLALQTVLGTAQLLQDSQLHPAILKDRVTSPGGTTIAGVAALEQAGFRSATIEAVRAAWQRSQELGRA
- a CDS encoding cell division protein SepF — encoded protein: MNAIFTKLRDFVGLGDPVEYDYDYDENDSNNNGYRGSYQQPAAESQPAAAPTDEANARRSRRYAAVADASASLAGGFPAPAAARSPEPIVPPSPRATTGTPTTSSMSNVIGMPGAVNGISEVVVMEPRSFEEMPQAIQALRERKSVVLNLTMMDPDQAQRSVDFIAGGTYALDGHQERIGESIFLFTPSCVQVSTHSGLVREVFQAQAAAQAAARPGQAPVWATDRFQQAAAQ